A window of the Deinococcus gobiensis I-0 genome harbors these coding sequences:
- a CDS encoding response regulator yields the protein MHILLVDDSPGELLLAQEAFSVHSEAVRLTTFSDARGAMAWLAGAAGDLPDLILADVNLPGLSGLDWLRSLKEQPALRHIPVVVMSVAAPPQQIAEAYALRACGYLPKAPSFGEFQKQIDALVNFWSRCMFARPPAATLS from the coding sequence GTGCATATTCTTTTGGTTGACGACAGTCCGGGCGAACTCCTGCTGGCGCAGGAGGCGTTCTCGGTCCACTCGGAGGCCGTCCGCCTGACCACCTTCTCGGACGCGCGCGGCGCGATGGCGTGGCTGGCCGGGGCGGCGGGCGACCTGCCCGACCTCATCCTGGCCGACGTGAACCTGCCCGGCCTCAGCGGCCTGGACTGGCTGCGCTCGCTCAAGGAGCAGCCCGCGCTGCGCCACATTCCGGTCGTCGTGATGTCGGTCGCCGCCCCGCCGCAGCAGATCGCCGAGGCCTACGCCCTGCGCGCCTGCGGCTACCTGCCCAAGGCCCCGAGTTTCGGGGAATTCCAGAAGCAGATCGACGCCCTGGTCAACTTCTGGAGCCGCTGCATGTTCGCCCGCCCGCCCGCCGCCACGCTGTCCTGA
- a CDS encoding response regulator, with protein sequence MKLLRVLLVDDNPEDIFLAREVFQEHQGHVELVTCQSGPDALEYLRRHAEAAYLPDVVLLDINMPGMSGFELLRAIKDDGALAHIPVVMLTTSDHPEDVREAYTLHASSYLIKSETFQAFMEQIDAFVTYWQRNRLRHWPAR encoded by the coding sequence ATGAAGCTTTTGCGGGTGCTGCTGGTGGACGACAACCCCGAGGATATTTTCCTGGCGCGGGAAGTCTTTCAGGAGCATCAGGGGCATGTGGAACTCGTCACCTGTCAGAGTGGCCCCGACGCCCTGGAGTACCTGCGCCGCCACGCCGAGGCGGCCTATCTGCCCGACGTGGTCCTGCTGGACATCAACATGCCGGGCATGAGCGGTTTCGAGCTGCTGCGGGCCATCAAGGACGACGGAGCGCTCGCGCACATCCCGGTGGTCATGCTCACGACCTCCGACCATCCGGAGGACGTGCGGGAGGCCTACACGCTGCACGCCAGCTCGTACCTCATCAAGTCCGAGACGTTCCAGGCCTTCATGGAGCAGATCGACGCCTTCGTGACCTACTGGCAGCGCAACCGCCTGCGCCACTGGCCCGCGCGCTGA
- a CDS encoding glycerate kinase type-2 family protein, which translates to MSHAVPWTDDLAREALRGLFAAACRSADPGQVLAAHLPPPPDGRVVVVGAGKASAAMAAALDAAWPGADLRGVVVTRDGHALPGAADGRIEVLEAAHPVPDARSEAAARRLLATVRGLSADDLVVALISGGGSALAALPAAGLRLEDKQAVIRALLASGASIREINAVRAQLSAIKGGELLRAARPARMLTLLVSDVPGDDPALIASGPTVPGRTSPAQARELVARYGLPLSPAVRERLDRAPPRLPIPDSPAGPDEVRLIAAPILALEAAADAARAAGLTPLILGDAIEGESREAGRVMAGIALGVQRHGHPLPAPAVLLSGGETTVTLGAGGAHGRGGRNTEFLLGLATALGGAPGIWALAGDTDGIDGTEDAAGATVTPTTLARGRAAGRDPHADLAAHDSYSYFAALGDLLMTGPTRTNVNDFRAVLVLPAEA; encoded by the coding sequence GTGTCCCACGCCGTCCCCTGGACCGACGACCTCGCCCGCGAAGCGCTGCGGGGGCTGTTCGCGGCCGCCTGCCGCAGCGCCGACCCGGGGCAGGTGCTCGCCGCCCACCTGCCCCCGCCGCCGGACGGTCGGGTGGTGGTCGTGGGGGCAGGCAAGGCGTCAGCCGCGATGGCGGCGGCGCTGGACGCCGCGTGGCCGGGCGCGGACCTGCGCGGCGTGGTCGTGACGCGCGACGGCCACGCGCTGCCGGGGGCGGCCGATGGACGTATCGAGGTGCTGGAGGCGGCCCACCCGGTTCCCGACGCGCGGAGTGAGGCCGCGGCCCGGCGGCTGCTGGCAACGGTGCGCGGCCTGAGTGCCGACGACCTCGTGGTCGCGCTGATTTCGGGGGGCGGGTCGGCGCTCGCGGCCCTGCCGGCCGCCGGCCTGCGGCTGGAGGACAAGCAGGCGGTGATCCGGGCCCTGCTGGCCAGCGGGGCCAGCATCCGGGAGATCAACGCGGTGCGCGCCCAGCTCTCGGCCATCAAGGGCGGGGAACTGCTGCGCGCGGCGCGGCCCGCACGGATGCTGACCCTGCTCGTCAGCGACGTGCCCGGCGACGACCCGGCCCTCATCGCCTCCGGGCCGACCGTGCCTGGCCGCACTTCACCGGCCCAGGCCCGTGAGCTGGTCGCCCGCTACGGTCTGCCCCTTTCCCCCGCTGTCCGGGAACGGCTGGACCGTGCCCCGCCCCGCCTCCCCATTCCGGACAGCCCCGCCGGTCCCGACGAGGTGCGGCTGATCGCCGCGCCGATCCTGGCGCTGGAGGCGGCGGCCGACGCGGCGCGGGCGGCGGGCCTGACCCCCCTGATCCTGGGGGACGCCATCGAGGGCGAGAGCCGCGAGGCCGGACGGGTCATGGCGGGGATCGCGCTGGGGGTCCAGCGGCATGGCCACCCGCTGCCGGCCCCGGCCGTGCTCCTCTCGGGGGGCGAAACCACCGTGACACTCGGTGCGGGCGGCGCACACGGCCGGGGAGGCCGCAACACCGAGTTCCTGCTGGGGCTGGCGACCGCGCTGGGCGGTGCACCGGGCATCTGGGCGCTGGCGGGCGACACCGACGGCATCGACGGCACCGAGGATGCTGCCGGGGCCACCGTGACCCCCACGACCCTGGCGCGGGGACGGGCCGCCGGGCGCGACCCCCACGCCGACCTCGCCGCGCACGACAGCTACAGCTACTTCGCGGCGCTGGGCGACCTGCTCATGACCGGCCCGACCCGCACGAACGTCAACGACTTCCGCGCCGTGCTGGTGCTGCCCGCAGAGGCCTGA